The proteins below are encoded in one region of Oncorhynchus gorbuscha isolate QuinsamMale2020 ecotype Even-year linkage group LG01, OgorEven_v1.0, whole genome shotgun sequence:
- the ldha gene encoding L-lactate dehydrogenase A chain, with protein sequence MTTKEKLITHVLAGEPVGSRSKVTVVGVGMVGMASAVSVLLKDLCDELCLIDVMEEKLKGEVMDLQHGSLFCKTHKIVGDKDYSTTAHSKVVVVTAGARQQEGESRLNLVQRNVNIFKFIIPQIVKYSPNAILLVVSNPVDILTYVAWKLSGFPRHRVIGSGTNLDSGRFRHLMGEKLHLHPSSCHGWIIGEHGDSSVPVWSGVNVAGVSLKGLNPHMGTDADKEDWKHLHKMVVDGAYEVIKLKGYTSWAIGMSVADLVESILKNLHKVHPVSTLVQGMHGVKDEVFLSVPCVLGNSGLTDVIHMTLKPEEEKQLVHSAETLWGVQKELTL encoded by the exons ATGACCACTAAGGAGAAGCTGATCACCCATGTGTTGGCTGGTGAGCCCGTTGGCTCCCGAAGCAAGGTGACAGTGGTTGGCGTCGGCATGGTTGGCATGGCCTCCGCAGTCAGCGTCCTGCTCAAG GACCTGTGCGATGAGCTGTGCCTGATTGATGTGATGGAGGAAAAGCTGAAGGGTGAGGTCATGGACCTGCAGCATGGCAGCCTCTTCTGTAAGACCCACAAGATCGTGGGCGATAAGG ACTACAGTACAACCGCCCATTCCAAGGTGGTGGTGGTCACCGCCGGTGCTCGTCAGCAGGAGGGCGAGAGTCGTCTGAACCTGGTGCAGCGCAACGTCAACATCTTCAAGTTCATCATCCCCCAGATCGTCAAGTACAGCCCCAACGCTATCCTGCTGGTCGTCTCCAACCCCG TTGACATCCTGACCTACGTGGCCTGGAAGCTGAGCGGTTTCCCCCGTCACCGCGTCATCGGTTCCGGCACCAACCTGGACTCCGGTCGTTTCCGCCACCTTATGGGCGAGAAGTTGCACCTTCACCCCTCCAGTTGCCACGGCTGGATCATTGGAGAGCACGGAGACTCCAGTG TGCCCGTATGGAGTGGCGTGAACGTTGCTGGTGTTTCCCTGAAAGGCCTAAACCCACACATGGGCACAGACGCAGACAAGGAGGACTGGAAGCATCTCCACAAGATGGTGGTCGATGG TGCCTATGAGGTCATCAAGCTGAAGGgttacacctcctgggctatcgGCATGTCTGTCGCTGACCTGGTTGAGAGCATCCTGAAGAACCTCCACAAAGTTCACCCTGTGTCCACCCTGGTCCAG gggATGCACGGTGTGAAAGACGAGGTGTTCCTCAGTGTGCCATGCGTGCTGGGTAACAGTGGTCTGACCGACGTCATCCACATGACCCTGAAGCCCGAGGAAGAGAAGCAACTAGTCCACAGCGCCGAGACCCTGTGGGGCGTACAGAAAGAGCTCACATTGTAA